The following are encoded together in the Armatimonadota bacterium genome:
- the lysS gene encoding lysine--tRNA ligase, whose protein sequence is MSEELDQVQLRLQKLSALQQSGNDPFAIHRFDRTHLAAPIIENFAELDGKPVAVCGRLMAKRGHGKATFADLVDASGRIQLFANLDGLGEASLRAFQDLDLGDIIGVQGEVFRTKAGEISVRIVEWTLLAKALQPLPEKFHGLSDTETRYRKRYLDLIMNPDSREVFTKRARMIQAARELFYSRDFMEVETPILQPLYGGANARPFTTYHNALEMTLYMRIAPELYLKRLVVGGMERVFEIGRVFRNEGIDTRHNPEFTILEAYQAYTDYEGMMELVESLVCAMAEAANGSLKFTYQGIEIDLTPPWRRWRLFDAVREMSGVDFATFETDEEARAACENLRLGDVSDATYAELLDKAFDHYVQPQLLQPTFITDYPVIISPLAKRKQDEPRLTARFEPFIGGQEVGNAFSELNDPLDQRRRFEQQVAAGRGGDEEAHPLDEDFLTALEYGLPPTGGLGLGVDRLAMLLCDRPSIREVVLFPVLRPERREHEA, encoded by the coding sequence GTGTCGGAAGAGCTCGACCAGGTGCAACTGCGCCTGCAGAAACTCAGCGCACTGCAGCAAAGCGGGAATGACCCTTTCGCTATTCACCGTTTTGACCGCACTCATCTTGCCGCGCCCATTATCGAGAACTTCGCCGAGCTTGATGGGAAGCCGGTCGCCGTCTGCGGACGTCTCATGGCCAAGCGCGGGCACGGAAAAGCCACTTTCGCAGACCTCGTGGACGCATCCGGACGCATCCAGCTCTTCGCGAACCTGGACGGTCTGGGCGAGGCAAGTCTGCGCGCGTTCCAGGACCTGGACCTCGGCGATATCATCGGCGTGCAGGGCGAGGTTTTCCGCACGAAGGCCGGCGAGATATCGGTGCGCATCGTCGAATGGACGCTTCTTGCCAAGGCTCTCCAGCCATTGCCCGAGAAGTTCCACGGTCTGAGCGACACCGAGACGCGCTATCGCAAACGCTACCTCGACCTGATCATGAACCCGGACAGCCGGGAGGTTTTCACAAAGCGCGCGCGCATGATCCAGGCCGCCCGGGAGCTCTTCTACAGCCGCGACTTCATGGAAGTGGAGACGCCGATCCTCCAGCCGCTGTATGGTGGTGCGAACGCCCGGCCCTTCACCACTTACCACAACGCGCTTGAGATGACCCTGTACATGCGCATCGCGCCGGAACTGTATCTGAAGCGGCTTGTGGTCGGCGGGATGGAGCGGGTTTTCGAAATCGGCCGGGTGTTCCGCAATGAGGGCATCGACACGAGGCACAATCCCGAGTTCACAATCCTCGAGGCATACCAGGCGTACACCGACTACGAGGGCATGATGGAGCTGGTGGAAAGCCTTGTCTGCGCCATGGCGGAGGCGGCGAACGGCTCCCTCAAATTCACCTACCAGGGCATCGAAATCGATCTAACTCCGCCCTGGCGCAGGTGGAGACTGTTTGACGCTGTGCGCGAAATGAGCGGTGTGGACTTCGCCACTTTCGAGACCGACGAAGAAGCGCGCGCGGCTTGCGAAAACCTGCGCCTTGGCGACGTGTCCGATGCAACATACGCGGAGCTTCTCGATAAGGCCTTCGACCATTACGTGCAACCGCAGCTGCTCCAACCCACGTTCATCACCGACTACCCGGTGATTATCTCGCCGCTGGCCAAACGCAAGCAGGACGAGCCCCGTCTCACCGCCCGGTTCGAGCCCTTCATCGGTGGGCAGGAGGTCGGAAACGCTTTCAGCGAGTTGAATGACCCGCTGGATCAGCGCCGGCGGTTCGAGCAGCAGGTGGCTGCGGGGCGTGGGGGAGATGAGGAGGCCCACCCACTGGACGAGGACTTCCTGACCGCGCTGGAGTACGGTCTTCCGCCAACAGGAGGCCTCGGGCTGGGTGTCGATCGCCTTGCGATGCTCCTGTGCGACCGCCCGAGCATCCGCGAGGTCGTGCTCTTCCCGGTGCTTAGACCCGAGCGCCGGGAGCACGAGGCGTGA